TCGTCTGTATTCCAGCGGCTCTGATACTTTGGCCGATGCTGCCCGGCGTCTGGTCGGCGGGGTGGCCCAGGAAGAGAGCGCGGAAAGCCGCGAGCGTCGATCGAAGGCACGCGCACAGGCCGAAGAAGAGGCCATGGCCGATGCGGCCTGGAAGACGGAGCTGGCGCGGAGCCTGTGGCGGGAAGCCGGGGCGGCGCTGGGATCTCCGGCGCAGACCTATCTCGAGGCGCGGGCGATCCGCGGGCCAGTGGCGGCGCGGGCCCTGGCCCTGCTGAGGTTCCACCCCGCCGCCTATCACAGCGGCGACCCGACGCACGGCGTGCGCCTGCCTGCGATGATCGGTCTGATCATGACCGAGTTCGGTCCGACAGGCGGCGTGCACGTCACCTATCTGAGCCCAGACGGGAAGCGGAAGACGCACCGGGACCCCGCCAAGCGCATGTGGGGTCCGCAGGGCGTCCGCGTCGCGGTCGGCGACGACACCATGTCCGTGCCCGGCGGGATCTGGCTGACGCGCCCGGACGCGCCCGGTCCTCTGGTGGTCGCGGAGGGGATCGAAAACGCCCTGTCACGGGCGATGCTGCTGGCCGGTGATCTAAGTCTGCCTGTGCGAGCCGCGGCCGCAGGGTCGCTAGACCGGCTGGCCGGGTTCGAGGTGACCGATCCGAAGACGGGCGCGCGGGACGTCTGGTCGGTGACGCCTGACCCGCTGCGCCCGCCCTTCACCTGGCCGGAAGATCCGGCCCACCCGTTCGGCCTGGTCGAGGTCGCGACCGACGGGGACATGAGCCCGGTCAAGGTCAAGGGCTGGGCCGGAAAGAAAAAGACCAAGCTGACGACGTTCGAGCGGCATTCGGCCGAACGGGCGCGGGTGTGTGGTGCCCTGGGGGTCGCAGGCTGGCGTCGGCGGTTGGCCCCGGACAGCGGGACGGTCGTCAAGGCGACGCGGTCGCCGCTGGGGCTGGATTTCAATGATGTGCTGAAGGCGACGGCCTCGGGCGAGACGGGGGCGATGGCGTGAGCGAATCCTATGACATGCCGGATGCGGATCCGGACACCGAGCTGAAGGCCGGTTCGCTGTGGGTCGAGGTGGATCCGGCGACCTCGCCCGTGATCCCCCTGGGCTTCTATGGCGGCAAGGTCGTCTTCGCCCTGCCTGAGGGCGAGCTGCGCGAGGAGCCGGCGGCGAAGATCCCGGCGATGCTGAAGACCGACCTGTACGTCTCCAAGGCCGGGCGACAGTTCCTGATCCACTGGCGCGACAGCGAGGGTAGGTTTCAGCGGGACTTTGCGGCCCAGTGGTTCGTGAACGCCTGTCGCGAAGCCGGGCGATGGGACGACAACCGGCCGAAGCGTGGATACGGCGTCTGGCCCAGCGCAGAGGGGCCGATCGTCCACGCCGGCGACGCGGTCGGCCGGGCCCCGTTCCGAAAGGACGACTGGAAGCCGGTCGCGACGGCGCTGCGCGAAACCGGATCGGGACCCATCTGGCTTTTGCGGCCCCCGGTCCCCCGCCCGGGCAAGCCCGCGACGGTCGCGGACGGCGAGACCCTGAGGGGCCATCTGGACCGGTGGGCCTTCGCGCCCATGGGGTCTGGCGGGTTGTCGGAGGCCGACGTCCTGATGGGCTGGCAGGGGGTCGCGCTGCTGGGCGGGGTGCCGAGTTTCCGACCGCATATCTCGGTCAGCGGCGGGGCAGGGACGGGCAAGACGACCCTGTCGCGCCTGATGCAGGCAGCGGGGAGCGCCAATGCCGGCGAGTTGCTCGACACCTTCACCGAGGCGGGGATCAAGAACAGCCTGACCGGGGAGGCGAGGGGCCTCTACATGGACGAGGCCGAGCCCAGTCCGGACGGACAGGGGCCGGTCGAGCGGGTCATGGAAGTGCTACGCCGGATGTCGACCGGCGACGGGTCGTCGGGGCGCAAGGGCGACGTCGGCGGCAGGACCGTCGCGACCACGGCCGTGGGCTGCGCCTATCTGGCCAGCATCTTCCCGGTGGCCTTAGGCGACGCCATGGCCACCCGTATGGTCGAGGTCCGGTTGAGGCCGCTGGGCAAGGCGAAGGGCGGCGCGGACGGCGACTTAAGCGCCGCCATCGACTGGGCGCGGGAGGCGTCGCCCGCTTTGCTGGCGCGCGCCGTGCGCCTGGCTGATCGCTTCAAGGCCGATGCCGGGATGCTGAAGACGGCGTTGGGCGAGGGTGGCTCGCTGCCGCGCGCGGCCGACTTGATCGCGGCCCTGGCGGCCGGGCGAAGGCTTCTGCTTAGCGACGAGGCTCTGTCGCTCGAGGGGGCGCGAGACGAGGTGCGCCTGTGGTCAGCACTGATCCAGGGGCGGGAGGAGACGTCGTCGGCGCAGAACCCGGGGCAGGGCTGTATCTCGCGGATCTGGGCCATGAACTCTGGGCAGCATGTCAAAGATCGACACCTGACGATCGGGGAGATGATCGAAGAAGAGGCAACCTCTCCGGGGTATCACGACAAGGTCCTGAAGACGTTCGGGCTGATCGTCGAGAATGGGCATGCGAATGCCGAGCGGCCGGGGCCGTGGTTACTGATCTCGACCAATCATCCCGCCCTCGTGAAGGGGCTGGCGGGGACCCAGTACGCCAACTGGCGCGGGGTGCTCGAGCACCTGGCCGACTTGGGCGACGCCTATGCGCCACGACATCTGCCGACGGCCAAGCGGTTCGGGCTTCACCAGAGCCGCGCGATCGCCGTCCCCCTGACCCCCTGGTTAGGGAAGCCCGTCGCCGTGGGGGTGGACCCCAGGGCTGCGTCCCCCTTCGACGAACCCGATTGGGACGCCCGGTTCGGCCCTGCGTCCCGTCCTGCGTCCCATGAGGAAAGCCATGACTGACGGGGCTTTCAGGGTGATTCGGGACGATGGGACGGTTGGGACGCTTGATCCGCCGCCCTCCTGTGCAGGCGCGCACCCGTGGATGCACATGACGCCACAGGTGCATCCCATGCGTCCCACGCGTCCCACTCTCTCTTTTTCTCAAGTGAACCAAAGAAATAACCGGGACGCCAAACCGGGACAGGGCGGGACGGCGCGCTCTGGCCTGACTGGGCGGACCCTTGCCCTGAAAGGACCCCGCCTGTGACCGCCCTCATGGTCGAAGACACGAAGCCCGCCGCGCCCTGGTTCGTGGTGATCACTCACGTGAACCAGGAGAAGCTGGCCAAGTACCAGCTCGAGCGCCAGGGCCATGCGGTCTACATGCCGATGGTGCCGCCGTCGCCTCGCGCCCGCATGCGCAACGGGGTGCCGCCTTCGGTCCGGCCCATGATCCCGCGCTACCTGTTCGTCCAGGTCGACTTGGACCAGCCGGGCTGGCCTGCGATCTATTCGACGTTCGGCGTGAGCGAGGTCATCTCGTCGGGCACTGGTGAAGGGCGTCGGCCTCGGGCGATCCCGACCCGCTTCATCGAAGAGATCCGCGCGCGGGAGGTCAATGGCCTGGTGATCCTGCCGGAAGCGCGCAAGGCCGGGCCTGCGCCCGTGGCCTGCCGGTTCAAGAAGGGCGACAAGCTGCGCTGGCATGGCCCGACCGCCGACTACGAGGTGGTGTTCCAGCAGATGGTTGACGGGAATCGTGCGGAGGTCGTATTCACGCTCATGGGCGTTGATTCGCGCCAGGTGATTTCGCTGCCGTCAGACGACTGACGCGCAGTGCGGTAGCCATCCAGCCCCAGCCATTCTTGAGAAGCCCGCCAGCCTCGCGCTCGGCGGGTTTGTCTTTACCTATCAGTAGCTTGCGAAGCCACGGGTCCTTCCGGGGGGTCGCTTCCGTATACGGCAACTCTGGGCGTGTACGTTCAAAAATCAGCCTAATC
This DNA window, taken from Brevundimonas subvibrioides ATCC 15264, encodes the following:
- a CDS encoding transcription termination/antitermination NusG family protein codes for the protein MTALMVEDTKPAAPWFVVITHVNQEKLAKYQLERQGHAVYMPMVPPSPRARMRNGVPPSVRPMIPRYLFVQVDLDQPGWPAIYSTFGVSEVISSGTGEGRRPRAIPTRFIEEIRAREVNGLVILPEARKAGPAPVACRFKKGDKLRWHGPTADYEVVFQQMVDGNRAEVVFTLMGVDSRQVISLPSDD
- a CDS encoding DUF7146 domain-containing protein, with product MDASLFDRASAAVSCEDVAERGGRTVLRKGRGVCPLNGCGANSKAQPFAVLDSGRRWKCWSCDPKGGDVVDLEHRLYSSGSDTLADAARRLVGGVAQEESAESRERRSKARAQAEEEAMADAAWKTELARSLWREAGAALGSPAQTYLEARAIRGPVAARALALLRFHPAAYHSGDPTHGVRLPAMIGLIMTEFGPTGGVHVTYLSPDGKRKTHRDPAKRMWGPQGVRVAVGDDTMSVPGGIWLTRPDAPGPLVVAEGIENALSRAMLLAGDLSLPVRAAAAGSLDRLAGFEVTDPKTGARDVWSVTPDPLRPPFTWPEDPAHPFGLVEVATDGDMSPVKVKGWAGKKKTKLTTFERHSAERARVCGALGVAGWRRRLAPDSGTVVKATRSPLGLDFNDVLKATASGETGAMA